In 'Nostoc azollae' 0708, the following are encoded in one genomic region:
- a CDS encoding ArsA family ATPase, translating to MALILTFLGTSSIARSKIAIAASKLLANQGKRVLLAGLAEPTLSILLGTSLSPDPQEIAPNFQAVQFVSSVLLERNWEEVKKLEAQYLRTPIFKEVYGQELVVLPGMDNALALNAIREYDASGKYDAIIYDGRGESSTLRMLGMPESLSWYVRRFRQLFVNSDLGKTISESPLIQSVITSFFNVNWTVDNSAQPTNQVNNFLEHGKTALADPQRVAAFLVTTPDPIDVANSRYLWGTAQQVGLTIGGAILLAADEENSNLSAEFTPLPITILPDVLNGEWQPLIDALPNFVEQALQAPKPIEIDVHNREVRLFLPGFDKKQVKLTQYGPEVTVEAGDQRRNIFLPPALSGKPVTGAKFQNSYLIISF from the coding sequence ATGGCCTTGATACTGACATTTTTAGGAACAAGCAGCATCGCTCGTAGCAAAATAGCGATCGCAGCATCCAAGCTATTGGCAAACCAAGGCAAACGGGTACTCCTAGCAGGACTTGCAGAGCCAACATTGTCAATTCTACTAGGTACTTCTCTTTCTCCTGACCCCCAAGAAATCGCTCCCAACTTCCAAGCAGTACAGTTTGTATCTTCTGTACTGCTAGAACGTAACTGGGAAGAAGTCAAAAAACTGGAAGCGCAATATCTACGCACACCTATTTTTAAAGAGGTTTATGGTCAAGAATTGGTAGTATTACCAGGCATGGACAACGCCCTCGCTCTCAATGCCATCCGCGAATATGATGCCAGTGGCAAATATGACGCAATTATCTATGATGGCAGAGGCGAATCTTCTACCTTGCGGATGTTGGGAATGCCTGAATCTCTCAGTTGGTATGTGCGGCGATTTCGACAATTGTTTGTTAACTCCGATTTAGGCAAAACAATTTCTGAATCTCCCTTAATTCAATCAGTGATTACCAGTTTCTTTAATGTTAATTGGACGGTTGATAACTCCGCCCAACCCACTAACCAAGTTAATAATTTTCTCGAACACGGTAAAACTGCTTTAGCTGACCCCCAGCGTGTAGCCGCCTTTCTGGTAACAACCCCAGATCCCATAGATGTAGCAAATTCCCGCTATCTTTGGGGTACTGCCCAACAAGTTGGTCTAACTATTGGCGGTGCTATTTTGCTAGCTGCTGATGAGGAAAACAGCAACCTATCAGCAGAATTTACACCCCTACCTATCACCATCCTTCCCGATGTATTAAACGGTGAATGGCAACCCCTGATAGATGCCTTACCTAACTTTGTAGAACAAGCATTACAGGCTCCTAAACCAATCGAAATTGACGTTCATAATCGCGAAGTACGCTTATTTTTACCTGGTTTTGACAAAAAACAAGTCAAACTTACTCAATACGGTCCAGAAGTTACGGTAGAAGCCGGAGATCAAAGACGTAATATCTTTCTACCCCCTGCCTTAAGTGGTAAACCAGTAACCGGAGCTAAGTTTCAAAATAGTTATTTGATCATTTCTTTTTAG
- a CDS encoding circadian clock KaiB family protein, producing the protein MTDKLSTPELFKGIALFTPGGDLIYCIDPSKQGRWHLHLCGALQEILDLPEPPHFLVPCYTATIDHWLNPRTEQVQTFAEAYPAVMRHQSVLRAIFGTGELVWQTAPWQEDLCDRMVLGTYRSSFPQLWEDHDLIVRLDRADIAPQYQQHKLNPQQGIAHTQGYVLRLFVAGHSVATERILQNLHELLERSLKYPYTLKVIDVLTHPEQAEIDQVSATPTLVKVWPHPIRRIVGDLDNVDKLLQTLGAKEI; encoded by the coding sequence ATGACGGACAAACTATCTACACCAGAGTTATTTAAAGGTATTGCTCTTTTTACACCTGGAGGAGATTTAATTTACTGTATTGACCCTAGTAAGCAGGGTCGATGGCATCTGCATCTGTGTGGGGCTTTACAGGAAATCCTGGATTTACCAGAACCACCACATTTTTTAGTACCTTGTTATACGGCAACAATTGATCACTGGCTAAATCCACGCACAGAGCAAGTACAAACCTTTGCGGAAGCTTATCCAGCCGTTATGCGTCATCAATCTGTGCTAAGGGCAATTTTTGGCACTGGGGAGTTGGTATGGCAAACAGCACCTTGGCAGGAAGATTTGTGTGATCGGATGGTGTTAGGAACTTATCGCTCTTCTTTCCCCCAACTTTGGGAAGATCATGATTTAATCGTACGCTTGGATCGTGCAGATATAGCCCCACAATACCAGCAACATAAACTAAATCCACAACAGGGTATAGCTCATACTCAAGGCTATGTCTTACGTCTGTTTGTTGCTGGTCATAGCGTAGCTACAGAACGCATTTTACAAAATTTACATGAATTATTAGAGCGCTCGCTAAAATATCCTTATACCCTGAAAGTTATTGACGTTTTAACACACCCAGAACAAGCAGAAATCGATCAAGTTTCAGCAACTCCCACCCTAGTAAAAGTTTGGCCTCATCCCATTCGGCGCATTGTTGGCGATTTGGATAATGTCGATAAGCTTTTGCAAACACTGGGGGCAAAGGAAATATAA
- a CDS encoding DUF2862 domain-containing protein produces the protein MEIGQKVKVIRIRDRVSAPITKKLGQFGMIEGYKVTDGGGFGVVVKFDDNSSTWFFEDEIKAI, from the coding sequence ATGGAAATCGGACAAAAGGTTAAAGTGATTCGTATCCGCGATCGCGTATCAGCCCCTATCACCAAAAAGTTAGGCCAATTTGGCATGATCGAAGGCTACAAAGTTACCGATGGTGGAGGTTTCGGTGTAGTCGTCAAGTTTGACGATAACTCCTCCACTTGGTTCTTTGAGGATGAAATTAAAGCCATATAG
- a CDS encoding type IV pilus twitching motility protein PilT has protein sequence MIQPQGCSLPPGPPAPPPPTSATPRPTQIMQMQTEIKSNPPGKNAPPPPQIPPAPATLKQPSGLTLAQLIQEAFDQGYSDVHVGIGEIPRFRNRGEIQMTNYPEVDKPTFISWLREIMTDAEIQRFQDTLEFDGATQYEFARIRVNVFDSLRGYAMVLRLIPLKILSMDQLRLPPIFRDICHYHKGFILVTGPTGSGKSTTMAAMVDYINREMPKHIITIEDPIEFVHPSRKSLIKQREVGMHTLKFDNALKAALREDPDLILVGEMRDKETVNTALKAAQTGHLVMGTLHTNSAVKTIERILNFYSGDQQDAVRVAFSESLVAIIAQGLCRTTDGKRAAFHDILINTEAVKEWIKDGKYDDIGELMKQAGFDGMMTMNQSLFNLYQEGRITEETAIEMSPTPNEMMQFLRGRV, from the coding sequence ATGATACAACCGCAAGGATGCAGTCTACCGCCGGGCCCACCAGCACCACCACCGCCAACATCTGCGACACCAAGACCGACACAAATAATGCAGATGCAAACAGAGATCAAGAGTAATCCCCCTGGGAAAAATGCACCGCCACCACCACAAATACCACCGGCTCCCGCTACTCTGAAACAGCCTTCAGGACTGACCTTAGCTCAACTAATTCAAGAAGCTTTTGATCAAGGATATTCTGACGTTCACGTAGGTATAGGTGAAATACCACGCTTCCGTAACCGAGGAGAAATTCAGATGACGAATTATCCAGAGGTTGATAAACCAACTTTTATCAGTTGGTTACGGGAGATTATGACCGATGCAGAAATTCAACGCTTTCAAGACACCCTAGAATTTGACGGTGCGACTCAGTACGAATTTGCCCGTATACGGGTTAACGTTTTTGACTCCCTTCGGGGTTATGCAATGGTGCTGCGGTTAATTCCGCTAAAAATATTGTCGATGGATCAGTTGAGATTACCGCCAATCTTTCGGGATATTTGCCATTATCACAAAGGTTTTATTTTGGTTACAGGTCCTACTGGTTCTGGTAAATCTACGACAATGGCGGCAATGGTTGACTACATCAATCGAGAGATGCCCAAGCACATCATCACCATCGAAGATCCTATTGAATTTGTTCACCCAAGTCGGAAATCTTTAATCAAACAGAGGGAAGTAGGAATGCACACCCTCAAGTTCGATAATGCGTTAAAAGCGGCTTTGCGGGAAGACCCAGATTTGATTCTGGTGGGGGAAATGCGGGATAAAGAAACTGTGAATACTGCCTTAAAAGCGGCTCAAACTGGTCACTTGGTAATGGGAACACTGCACACTAATAGTGCGGTGAAAACTATTGAACGGATTCTCAATTTCTATTCAGGTGACCAGCAAGATGCAGTGCGGGTAGCTTTTTCCGAGTCTTTAGTGGCAATCATTGCTCAAGGTTTGTGCCGAACTACTGATGGTAAGCGGGCTGCGTTCCACGATATCCTGATTAATACTGAGGCAGTTAAAGAATGGATTAAAGATGGTAAGTATGACGACATTGGTGAATTGATGAAGCAAGCCGGTTTTGATGGTATGATGACCATGAATCAGTCGTTATTCAATCTCTACCAAGAAGGTCGCATTACTGAAGAAACAGCTATAGAAATGTCACCAACTCCCAATGAAATGATGCAATTCCTCCGAGGTCGTGTATAA
- a CDS encoding MBL fold metallo-hydrolase, with protein sequence MYFTWLDSNSWLMEIGKQRILVDPWLVDCLTFNNLDWLFKGYRLQDRPIPENIDLILLSQGLEDHAHPPTLKQLDKNIQVVASPNAAKVVEKLGYKNLITLNHGETFTLNNQVEIKAFPGSPIGPTVLENGYLLKELSSDLTLYYEPHGYHSPQLKQLAPINIVITPIVDLTLPLLGSMIKGMNSALEVTKWLQPQIILPTAAGGDILFEGFLKKFLQAKGSTEEFQALLEKNNLATRLVAPKPGEQVGF encoded by the coding sequence ATGTACTTCACTTGGTTAGACAGCAATAGTTGGCTGATGGAAATTGGTAAACAGAGGATATTGGTTGATCCTTGGTTAGTTGATTGCTTAACATTCAATAACTTGGATTGGCTATTTAAAGGTTATAGACTTCAAGATCGGCCAATACCAGAAAATATAGATTTGATATTGTTATCTCAGGGTTTAGAAGATCATGCCCATCCACCAACTTTGAAGCAGCTTGACAAAAATATTCAAGTTGTCGCATCTCCTAATGCAGCTAAAGTCGTAGAAAAATTAGGCTATAAAAATCTTATCACCCTCAATCATGGGGAAACTTTCACCTTGAATAATCAAGTAGAAATAAAAGCTTTTCCAGGTTCTCCCATTGGACCAACCGTGTTAGAAAATGGTTATCTTCTCAAAGAGTTGTCCAGTGATTTAACGTTATATTACGAACCACATGGTTATCATTCACCCCAACTGAAACAGCTTGCACCCATTAATATAGTAATTACACCAATTGTTGATTTAACCTTACCTTTGCTGGGATCAATGATAAAAGGTATGAATAGTGCCTTAGAAGTCACTAAATGGTTGCAACCTCAAATCATTTTACCTACAGCTGCTGGAGGAGATATCTTATTTGAAGGATTTTTAAAAAAATTTCTGCAAGCAAAAGGAAGTACAGAAGAATTTCAAGCATTATTAGAGAAAAACAATTTAGCTACACGACTAGTTGCACCTAAACCTGGTGAACAGGTCGGTTTTTAG
- the chlG gene encoding chlorophyll synthase ChlG, whose protein sequence is MSESTPINPNPQPSEAVESTSAEVTSAERTAKTRQLLGMKGAAPGETSIWKIRLQLMKPITWIPLIWGVVCGAASSGNYTWTLENVLKSALCMLLSGPLLTGYTQTINDYYDRDIDAINEPYRPIPSGAISEKEVITQVIVLVLLGYGVAYTLDLWAGHTFPNVLMLSIFGTFIAYIYSAPPLKLKQNGWLGNYALGASYIALPWWAGHALFGELNWWIVVLTLFYSLAGLGIAIVNDFKSVDGDRQLGLQSLPVMFGVQTAALICVVMIDLFQGLVAAYLVSIHENLYAAILVLLIIPQITFQDMYFLRDPIANDVKYQASAQPFLVLGMLVTGIALGHAGV, encoded by the coding sequence ATGTCTGAATCAACTCCCATTAACCCAAATCCTCAACCTAGTGAAGCAGTAGAATCTACAAGTGCGGAAGTAACATCTGCTGAACGTACTGCCAAAACTCGCCAACTCCTGGGAATGAAGGGTGCAGCACCTGGAGAAACCTCGATTTGGAAAATCCGGTTGCAGTTGATGAAGCCTATAACCTGGATTCCCCTGATTTGGGGTGTAGTCTGCGGTGCGGCTTCTTCTGGTAACTACACCTGGACTCTAGAAAATGTTTTGAAGTCCGCCCTTTGTATGTTGCTTTCTGGTCCTTTGTTGACAGGTTACACCCAAACCATCAATGATTATTATGACAGGGACATTGACGCTATTAATGAACCTTACCGTCCTATTCCTTCTGGCGCAATTTCTGAAAAGGAAGTAATTACCCAAGTCATTGTTTTAGTATTACTAGGATATGGGGTAGCCTATACCTTAGATTTATGGGCAGGTCATACATTTCCTAATGTCCTCATGTTGTCAATTTTCGGTACATTTATTGCCTATATCTATTCAGCACCACCATTGAAATTAAAACAAAATGGCTGGTTAGGTAATTATGCTTTAGGTGCAAGTTACATTGCGTTACCTTGGTGGGCAGGTCATGCTTTGTTTGGTGAACTAAATTGGTGGATTGTAGTTCTCACCTTATTTTACAGCTTAGCAGGTTTGGGTATTGCCATTGTGAACGACTTCAAGAGTGTAGACGGCGATCGCCAACTAGGTTTACAATCACTACCAGTCATGTTCGGTGTGCAAACTGCGGCCTTGATTTGTGTAGTGATGATTGACTTATTCCAAGGTTTAGTTGCAGCATATCTCGTCAGTATTCATGAAAACTTGTATGCTGCCATCTTGGTATTATTAATCATTCCCCAAATCACCTTCCAGGATATGTATTTTCTGCGTGACCCCATAGCAAATGACGTTAAGTATCAAGCCAGCGCCCAACCTTTTCTGGTTTTGGGAATGCTAGTAACAGGTATAGCATTAGGTCATGCTGGAGTTTAA